One region of Wyeomyia smithii strain HCP4-BCI-WySm-NY-G18 chromosome 3, ASM2978416v1, whole genome shotgun sequence genomic DNA includes:
- the LOC129728523 gene encoding mantle protein-like, whose protein sequence is MQISIILSMTVAIVSAAVSSKPQRGTFGERESLELNTYYDDYDYDWDRSGKRHHVRTITKKIPVPYPVEVEKHIKVPVPVPVPYEKQVPVIVEKKVPVYVEKKIHVPVERPVPVPYEVPVKVPVIQKEYVEIPKPYPVHVDKPYPVYVKKNVYIEKPIPVTVRIKKRKH, encoded by the exons ATGCAG ATTTCCATCATTCTGTCTATGACTGTGGCGATAGTCAGTGCAGCTGTGAGCTCGAAACCTCAGCGAGGGACATTTGGAGAACGTGAATCGTTAGAACTAAATACATACTATGATGATTATGATTACGACTGGGATCGATCTGGCAAGCGACATCACGTAAGAACCATCACCAAAAAGATACCGGTCCCTTACCCAGTGGAAGTTGAGAAACATATCAAAGTTCCAGTACCAGTTCCAGTGCCTTACGAAAAGCAGGTTCCCGTGATCGTCGAGAAGAAAGTTCCGGTATATGTAGAGAAGAAAATTCATGTCCCTGTAGAACGGCCGGTACCCGTTCCGTACGAAGTGCCTGTGAAAGTTCCTGTAATTCAAAAGGAGTACGTTGAAATTCCAAAGCCTTATCCGGTCCATGTGGACAAACCTTACCCGGTGTACGTGAAGAAAAATGTTTACATCGAGAAGCCGATTCCCGTTACGGTTCGCATTAAGAAACGCAAGCATTGA